From Pseudomonas poae, the proteins below share one genomic window:
- a CDS encoding DUF465 domain-containing protein, translating to MPVKHDLYQDLGLSKEVVHERRASDKRLDSLLTRYDAADGEVLEAESAKASDEDVEKLKKKRLLVKDEIVARLG from the coding sequence ATGCCGGTGAAACACGACCTGTATCAGGATTTGGGGTTGAGCAAGGAAGTCGTTCACGAACGCAGGGCGAGCGACAAACGTCTGGACTCGCTGCTCACCCGATACGACGCTGCCGATGGGGAGGTGCTGGAGGCGGAGTCGGCCAAAGCCAGCGATGAGGATGTGGAGAAGCTGAAGAAGAAGCGCTTGTTGGTCAAAGACGAGATTGTGGCGCGGCTGGGGTAG
- the solA gene encoding N-methyl-L-tryptophan oxidase yields MKNIYDIVVIGLGIMGSAALWRAAPLCSRVLGIDASGPSHSYGSSQGNSRIFRRAYWEGEKYLPLLNHADRLWNELEHVTHEQLLMRTGGIFIGPESSRMVAGSIETARTGNIEHKVWTSSTLRKTFPVFNVPDGMQAVYEPGAYALSARDARLSMLNEAVRSGAITEFGDTVVSLENHTEGVCVTTQSGRIHFARSVIVTAGPWITTRLMPELSDYLEPRRVPVYWFTPKIASGVLFSMERFPVFLYECEGGGLLYGVPSIVSNEPGVKIGFHNRQQTPTAPDWDSVPVEKRYLSEIVATVGSLFPELEHSPTQAKNCLYTMSKDESFLIGKSNNLHSVYFASACSGHGFKFAPAIGDALARLATGQRPNVPLSAFSVGRFNHARPT; encoded by the coding sequence ATGAAAAACATCTATGACATTGTTGTGATTGGGCTTGGAATTATGGGCTCAGCAGCCTTATGGAGAGCCGCCCCCCTCTGTTCTCGCGTTTTGGGCATTGATGCCTCAGGCCCCTCTCATAGCTATGGGTCCTCACAGGGAAACTCAAGAATCTTTCGACGTGCATATTGGGAAGGCGAAAAATATCTCCCGTTGCTCAACCACGCAGACCGATTATGGAATGAATTAGAACACGTGACGCACGAACAGCTGCTAATGCGCACGGGAGGGATTTTCATCGGGCCGGAGTCAAGCCGCATGGTCGCAGGAAGCATTGAAACCGCCAGGACAGGCAACATTGAACACAAGGTATGGACTTCATCAACCCTCCGGAAAACGTTCCCGGTGTTCAACGTGCCAGATGGAATGCAAGCCGTATACGAGCCTGGTGCCTATGCGTTATCGGCTCGAGACGCAAGATTGAGCATGCTGAATGAGGCCGTTCGATCTGGAGCCATTACGGAGTTTGGCGACACGGTCGTCAGCCTCGAAAACCATACAGAGGGAGTGTGCGTGACCACACAAAGCGGGCGTATTCATTTTGCGAGATCGGTGATAGTTACAGCAGGCCCCTGGATAACCACCCGCCTCATGCCAGAGCTTTCAGACTATCTGGAGCCACGACGGGTGCCCGTATACTGGTTCACGCCAAAAATCGCTTCAGGAGTTTTATTCTCAATGGAGCGCTTTCCCGTATTTCTGTACGAGTGCGAAGGCGGGGGCCTCCTTTATGGCGTTCCCTCAATTGTCAGCAATGAACCCGGCGTCAAAATAGGTTTTCATAATCGCCAGCAAACACCCACTGCTCCTGACTGGGACAGCGTTCCCGTCGAAAAAAGGTATTTGAGCGAAATAGTCGCGACGGTTGGGTCACTATTTCCGGAGCTTGAGCATTCACCTACTCAAGCTAAGAACTGTCTCTATACCATGAGCAAGGACGAGTCATTCCTGATCGGAAAATCCAACAACCTGCACTCAGTTTATTTCGCATCGGCATGCTCAGGCCACGGTTTCAAATTCGCGCCAGCTATAGGTGATGCTTTAGCCAGGCTTGCAACTGGACAGCGCCCAAACGTTCCGCTTTCAGCGTTTTCAGTCGGGCGCTTTAATCATGCTCGGCCCACTTGA